In Marinomonas posidonica IVIA-Po-181, a single window of DNA contains:
- a CDS encoding Lon protease family protein, whose translation MSNMVTALPYQALAAKVPTDHLPFKTLKDIEPLSGILGQERAVEAIQFGVAMQRPGYNIYAMGDSGTGRSSYVMSYLKSEAKRRSAPTEWVYVNNFTESYRPKAIEFAPDMASEFEKEIRGLIDGLMATFPAAFENPTYQQQKSIIDRAFNDKYEAAINRVERVSGKIGVAMFRDASSVSFAPMKEGKALEENEFAALTDEERDAFQEGVSTLEGLLNEELLGLPQWKRETYDLLRQLNLDTVKEALDPLMQPLLESYQEHEQVTEYLSALRADLDKTIIDQMADDKASENRDEVGRRQMYEDLYLPNIAVTNEKDGGQPVIYEPHPTYRNLFGQVEHSSDQGMLVTSYRLIRSGSLHAANGGYLILDAEKLLTDHYLWEALKRALKSKTLKIEHPYSDMGLMNTTTLTPQDLPLQVKVVLIGARDIYYLLQDADPDFQEMFRVLVDFDDSLKRTKDSEYAFARLMKDRVDKEEYANVTRDGVAALIEYSSRLAEHQREMAAKIGDVFELLGEADFVRQMAKDGEITADHIQRALKAKKHRTGRVSEKIIEEIIEGTVLLESDGYAVGKINGLTVMQIGDSSFGAPARISTTVYPGGKGIIDIERESNLGQNIHSKGVLILSGYLGNKYAQRFPLEISASIAMEQSYGYVDGDSASTAELCCLLSALIQVPLRQDLAITGSLNQYGEVQAIGGVNEKIEGFFNVCRARELTGKQGVIVPKSNANNLMLNDDILEAVKAGLFHIYVIESADEALHLLTGIEPGVPDENGDYKEGTLSFKVIQRLEEIAKLGEDEEEEDDDNDESDESTEANTKKG comes from the coding sequence ATGTCCAATATGGTTACTGCTTTACCTTACCAAGCGCTTGCTGCCAAAGTACCAACCGATCATTTACCTTTTAAAACTCTAAAAGACATTGAGCCTCTAAGTGGCATTCTAGGTCAGGAGCGTGCCGTAGAGGCGATTCAGTTCGGTGTGGCCATGCAACGCCCTGGTTACAATATCTATGCGATGGGCGATTCTGGAACGGGCCGCTCTTCCTATGTGATGAGTTATTTGAAAAGCGAAGCCAAGCGACGATCTGCGCCAACCGAATGGGTTTATGTCAACAACTTTACAGAAAGCTATCGCCCTAAAGCCATCGAATTTGCGCCAGATATGGCGTCTGAATTTGAAAAAGAAATTCGTGGTTTGATTGATGGTTTAATGGCGACCTTTCCTGCGGCCTTTGAAAACCCAACTTACCAACAGCAAAAGAGCATCATAGATCGCGCTTTTAATGATAAATACGAAGCGGCAATTAATCGTGTTGAGCGGGTGTCGGGCAAGATTGGTGTGGCCATGTTCCGTGATGCTTCGTCAGTCAGTTTTGCGCCGATGAAAGAAGGCAAAGCGCTGGAAGAAAATGAATTTGCTGCGTTAACAGATGAAGAGCGTGATGCCTTCCAAGAGGGCGTCTCGACACTAGAAGGGCTGCTTAACGAAGAGCTATTAGGTTTGCCTCAATGGAAGCGAGAAACCTATGATTTGTTGCGTCAATTAAATTTAGATACCGTCAAAGAAGCACTCGACCCCTTGATGCAGCCGTTGCTGGAAAGCTATCAAGAGCATGAGCAAGTGACAGAGTATCTATCAGCACTGCGCGCGGATCTCGACAAAACCATCATAGATCAAATGGCAGACGATAAAGCCTCAGAAAATCGTGATGAGGTGGGGCGTCGACAAATGTACGAAGATTTGTATTTGCCAAACATTGCGGTGACAAACGAAAAAGACGGTGGGCAGCCGGTTATTTATGAGCCACACCCAACTTATCGTAATTTGTTTGGCCAAGTCGAACACAGCAGTGATCAAGGCATGTTGGTGACCAGTTACCGTCTTATTCGCTCAGGCAGTTTGCACGCGGCAAACGGTGGTTATTTGATCTTAGATGCTGAAAAATTGCTGACGGATCATTACTTATGGGAAGCTTTGAAGCGAGCTTTAAAGAGTAAGACGCTTAAGATTGAGCACCCTTATTCTGATATGGGGCTAATGAATACTACCACCTTGACACCACAAGATTTGCCTTTGCAGGTCAAAGTGGTGTTGATTGGGGCTCGGGATATTTATTACTTGTTGCAAGATGCCGATCCAGATTTTCAAGAAATGTTTCGTGTGCTTGTGGACTTTGATGACAGCCTAAAGCGTACTAAGGATTCCGAATACGCGTTTGCTCGTTTGATGAAAGACCGAGTCGATAAAGAAGAGTATGCCAACGTGACTCGCGATGGTGTGGCGGCATTAATTGAATACAGTAGTCGTCTTGCGGAGCATCAGCGAGAAATGGCGGCAAAAATTGGTGATGTCTTTGAATTGCTTGGGGAGGCGGATTTTGTTCGTCAAATGGCCAAGGACGGCGAAATTACGGCTGATCATATTCAACGAGCGTTGAAAGCCAAGAAACACCGTACGGGTCGTGTCAGCGAGAAAATCATTGAAGAAATCATCGAAGGTACTGTGTTACTGGAAAGCGATGGTTATGCTGTGGGTAAAATCAATGGCTTAACCGTGATGCAGATTGGTGACAGCAGCTTTGGTGCACCAGCGCGTATCTCCACCACAGTGTATCCTGGTGGTAAGGGTATTATCGACATTGAGCGTGAGTCTAATCTAGGTCAGAACATTCACTCGAAAGGTGTGTTAATTCTGTCTGGTTACTTAGGTAACAAATACGCGCAACGTTTCCCGCTTGAGATTTCGGCTTCCATTGCCATGGAGCAAAGTTATGGTTATGTGGACGGAGACAGTGCCTCAACCGCTGAATTGTGTTGCCTGTTGTCTGCTTTGATTCAAGTGCCGTTACGTCAGGATTTAGCCATCACTGGCTCATTAAACCAATATGGTGAAGTGCAAGCCATTGGTGGTGTGAATGAAAAAATTGAAGGCTTCTTTAATGTTTGTCGTGCGCGTGAATTAACCGGCAAACAAGGTGTGATTGTCCCCAAGTCGAATGCCAACAACCTGATGTTAAATGATGACATTCTTGAGGCGGTAAAAGCAGGCTTGTTCCATATTTATGTGATTGAGTCGGCTGATGAGGCATTACACCTGCTAACGGGCATTGAACCTGGTGTACCAGATGAAAATGGCGATTATAAAGAAGGCACCTTGTCCTTCAAAGTGATCCAGCGTTTGGAAGAAATTGCCAAACTTGGAGAGGATGAAGAAGAGGAAGATGACGATAATGATGAAAGCGATGAGAGTACAGAAGCAAACACTAAGAAGGGTTAG
- a CDS encoding cytochrome b562, which yields MKKGLLAGAILLSTLSSVSIAHGSCGDTDLHGYMQDIKSEMRQMSSAVKSGDHDAATEYVDQLIVSFQKSRNTHPHQFEIEGLEGEALAQQTEQYVQLIDSTIKTLQDLNVALVANDKKTIRQLVGEMGKHRKAGHSTFKGSC from the coding sequence ATGAAAAAAGGTTTGCTTGCCGGGGCAATCTTGTTGTCAACATTATCGTCTGTCAGCATTGCGCATGGTTCGTGTGGTGATACGGATTTACATGGTTATATGCAGGACATAAAAAGCGAAATGCGCCAAATGTCATCGGCTGTGAAGTCCGGTGATCATGATGCGGCAACAGAGTACGTTGATCAGTTAATCGTCTCTTTTCAAAAGTCTCGTAATACTCACCCACATCAGTTTGAAATAGAGGGTTTGGAAGGTGAAGCGCTGGCTCAACAAACTGAACAATATGTTCAGTTGATCGATAGCACGATCAAAACCTTACAAGATTTGAATGTCGCATTGGTGGCAAATGATAAAAAAACCATTCGGCAGCTTGTTGGAGAGATGGGGAAACATCGGAAAGCAGGTCACAGCACTTTTAAAGGAAGTTGCTAA
- a CDS encoding AraC family transcriptional regulator, with translation MKASVPMSSVRYLLKAVEKQGLDREAVLESLEITAEELEQSDAFSAYRFGMLYQKIMWLMQDESFGMLSGGKIPNGTFRMMCLCIIHARSLAHALYRCSDFYEICRGPTVKPVLIKKGRFAMVTFGPLSSSDEDIDSLVLAESNEQLRTTLSMWHHFICWLIGRRLNLKAAYFTNDRPDDVEYYKTMFQSEVRFNQHANALVFPASYLDMPIVQTEDSLRGFLKTAPYQLLVMVENDNSLKSQVMAMLGKDFSREMPSAEEVASGLNMSVSTLRRRLNDEKTSYQQIKDECRKEAAITYMNAPQLSINDIAALMGFDEPSAFFRSFKKWTGMTPGEYRKSEEYLKFGKDMKRPDSKP, from the coding sequence TTGAAAGCTTCCGTTCCTATGTCGAGTGTTCGATATCTTCTAAAAGCAGTAGAGAAGCAGGGGCTCGATCGAGAAGCAGTGTTAGAAAGTTTGGAGATAACCGCTGAAGAGTTGGAGCAGAGTGATGCTTTCTCCGCTTATCGATTTGGTATGCTGTATCAAAAGATCATGTGGCTGATGCAGGATGAGTCATTTGGTATGTTAAGTGGCGGAAAAATTCCCAATGGTACTTTTCGCATGATGTGTTTGTGTATTATTCATGCGCGCAGTTTGGCGCATGCTTTGTACCGTTGTAGTGATTTTTATGAAATTTGTCGTGGTCCAACCGTCAAGCCTGTGTTGATCAAAAAAGGTCGCTTTGCCATGGTGACCTTTGGGCCATTAAGCTCCTCTGATGAAGACATAGACAGTTTGGTGTTAGCGGAATCGAATGAACAGCTGAGAACGACGTTGTCCATGTGGCATCACTTCATTTGTTGGCTAATTGGTCGTCGTTTAAATCTAAAAGCAGCGTATTTTACCAATGATCGACCGGATGATGTGGAATACTACAAAACCATGTTCCAATCGGAAGTAAGGTTTAATCAACACGCCAATGCGTTGGTTTTTCCAGCCAGTTATCTTGATATGCCCATTGTCCAGACCGAGGACAGTCTGCGTGGTTTTTTGAAAACCGCACCTTATCAATTGTTGGTGATGGTCGAAAACGACAACAGCTTAAAGTCTCAAGTCATGGCCATGTTAGGAAAGGATTTCTCTAGAGAAATGCCAAGTGCTGAAGAAGTGGCCAGTGGTTTAAACATGAGTGTTTCAACCTTGCGTCGTCGATTAAATGACGAAAAAACCTCTTATCAGCAGATCAAAGATGAGTGTCGTAAGGAAGCGGCGATCACCTATATGAATGCACCACAGTTAAGTATTAATGATATTGCTGCCTTGATGGGCTTCGATGAACCCAGTGCTTTTTTTCGCTCATTTAAGAAATGGACAGGTATGACGCCTGGCGAATACCGAAAAAGTGAGGAATATTTGAAGTTCGGTAAGGACATGAAACGCCCTGATAGTAAGCCTTGA
- a CDS encoding acyl-CoA dehydrogenase, protein MSEYQYPYNDILFSLLSVADIEKLTPYLDEPVDQELLEAILGEAGKLSEQVIAPINASGDSEGSRVENGEVIEAKGFKDAFKAYTEGGWVGLSGDPEYGGQGLPSFIATAVNEGVQSANLAFSLCPLLSHGAIEAISSHASEALKAEYLPKMLSGEWAGTMNLTEPSAGSDLAAIACKAEVDGDAFRVKGQKIFITWGDHQMSDNIIHLVLARLPNAPSGVKGISLFLVPKFLLDDAGNPSQRNDVQVVSVEHKLGIHASPTCVMSFGEQEGALGYLVGEENQGIKAMFTMMNNARQGVGLQGLAIAERAYQQALSYAKDRKQGMKADRSGKAAIIEHPDVLRMLMTMKSQIDAMRSLVYVAAIENDLSHLADGEVKQKAVARTALYTPIVKGWITEQAQEITSLALQVHGGMGFIEETGVAQHARDARILPIYEGTNGIQAIDLIGRKLYSDKGVAMTALLEEISADIKLWSSSGLADQLRKIEAALEQAQKATQTCLQSMEKNSTLGTASAYSYMMLMGYVIGAWLQVKALYSSQRHDGFDQSQKQSWAHSVSFYCDQILPRATSYFQAIESGRDSVESLTESSFIR, encoded by the coding sequence ATGAGCGAATACCAATACCCTTATAATGATATTTTATTCAGTCTTTTGTCCGTGGCCGATATTGAAAAATTGACGCCTTACCTAGACGAACCTGTTGACCAAGAATTGCTTGAAGCCATTCTTGGCGAAGCTGGGAAACTTTCTGAACAAGTCATTGCCCCTATTAATGCCAGTGGTGACAGTGAAGGTTCAAGAGTTGAGAACGGTGAAGTAATTGAAGCGAAAGGTTTTAAAGACGCTTTCAAGGCTTACACAGAGGGTGGCTGGGTTGGACTGTCTGGTGACCCAGAGTATGGCGGTCAAGGCTTACCATCCTTCATTGCGACAGCCGTCAATGAAGGCGTTCAATCCGCTAATCTAGCGTTTTCCTTATGTCCATTGCTGAGTCATGGTGCGATTGAAGCCATTAGCTCTCACGCCAGTGAGGCTTTAAAAGCCGAATACCTACCTAAAATGTTGTCTGGTGAATGGGCAGGCACCATGAATCTGACAGAACCTTCAGCCGGTTCAGACCTGGCCGCAATTGCGTGTAAAGCCGAAGTGGATGGCGATGCCTTCCGTGTGAAGGGGCAGAAAATTTTCATTACTTGGGGCGATCATCAAATGAGTGACAACATCATTCATCTGGTGCTAGCTCGTCTTCCTAATGCACCATCCGGTGTGAAAGGCATCTCTTTATTTTTAGTGCCAAAATTCTTACTAGATGACGCAGGCAATCCTTCTCAACGCAATGATGTTCAGGTGGTATCCGTTGAACACAAACTCGGCATTCATGCGTCACCAACCTGTGTTATGAGCTTTGGTGAACAAGAAGGGGCGCTTGGTTATTTGGTCGGAGAAGAAAATCAAGGCATTAAAGCCATGTTTACCATGATGAACAATGCTCGACAGGGTGTTGGCCTTCAAGGATTGGCGATTGCCGAGCGCGCTTATCAACAAGCTTTATCTTATGCCAAAGATCGTAAGCAGGGCATGAAAGCAGATCGTTCTGGTAAAGCGGCCATCATTGAGCATCCAGATGTGCTTCGTATGCTGATGACGATGAAATCTCAAATCGATGCGATGCGTTCATTGGTGTATGTTGCGGCCATCGAGAATGACCTTTCTCACTTGGCCGATGGCGAAGTTAAGCAAAAGGCCGTCGCGAGAACAGCGCTTTACACGCCAATTGTCAAAGGTTGGATCACTGAGCAAGCTCAAGAGATTACTTCTCTTGCCCTTCAGGTGCATGGTGGTATGGGCTTTATCGAAGAGACAGGTGTTGCACAGCACGCAAGAGATGCTCGTATCTTACCAATTTATGAGGGTACCAATGGTATTCAGGCAATTGATTTGATTGGCCGGAAACTGTATTCAGATAAAGGGGTTGCCATGACGGCATTGCTTGAAGAAATTTCTGCAGATATAAAACTGTGGTCTTCAAGCGGCCTGGCAGATCAATTGCGTAAAATCGAGGCGGCGCTTGAACAGGCGCAAAAGGCCACTCAGACCTGCTTACAGTCAATGGAAAAAAACAGCACATTAGGGACGGCTTCAGCCTATTCTTATATGATGCTAATGGGGTATGTGATTGGTGCTTGGTTACAGGTAAAAGCCCTGTATTCGAGTCAACGCCATGACGGTTTTGATCAGAGCCAAAAACAGTCTTGGGCACATTCTGTTTCATTTTATTGTGATCAAATTTTACCTAGGGCCACAAGCTATTTTCAGGCCATTGAGTCCGGCCGCGATTCTGTTGAATCTTTAACTGAATCGAGTTTTATTCGTTGA
- a CDS encoding electron transfer flavoprotein-ubiquinone oxidoreductase: MTDREVMEFDVVIVGGGPAGLSTACRIMQKAQADEKEISVCLVEKGSEIGAHILSGAVVDPKALTELFPDWQEMGAPLETKVNVDELHWLSSDTSGRQLSSWMMPKTLHNDGNYIISLGNLTRWLAEQAENLGVEVFPGFSAAQLAYDEEGNVEGIITGDMGVAEDGSEKDSYMPGMLLKAKYTIFSEGCRGHLGKELIAKYKLDEGKAPQHYGLGIKELWDVPAGSSKPGTVIHTAGWPLGKEAGGGGFLYHLENNQVVVGLIVDLNYKNPHLSPYDEFQRYKHHPVIAEHLDGAKRVSYGARAIAKGGWSSLPKLNFPGGLIIGCDAGTLNPAKIKGTHTAMKSGMIAADTVYDALQADEFLAELAHFDEALASSWLGKELQQARNFVPVMHKLGTFLGGAYNWLDQNIFAGNLPFTFNDLTPDYACLETADKHIAPDYRKPDGLLSFDKPSSVFLSNTNHEEDQPCHLRLKDAAIPLNHNLPNFDEPAQRYCPAGVYEVVTSEGESHFQINSQNCVHCKTCDIKDPAQNITWVTPEGAGGPNYPNM; the protein is encoded by the coding sequence ATGACAGATAGAGAAGTAATGGAATTTGATGTGGTAATCGTAGGTGGTGGTCCAGCGGGTCTTTCCACCGCTTGTCGCATCATGCAAAAAGCCCAAGCTGACGAAAAAGAAATCAGTGTTTGTTTGGTGGAAAAGGGTTCAGAAATCGGTGCTCATATTTTATCTGGCGCCGTTGTGGACCCTAAAGCCTTGACTGAGTTGTTCCCAGATTGGCAGGAAATGGGCGCACCCCTTGAAACCAAAGTGAATGTAGACGAATTGCACTGGTTAAGTTCAGATACTTCTGGTCGTCAACTGAGCAGCTGGATGATGCCAAAAACACTTCATAATGATGGCAACTACATCATCAGTTTAGGCAACCTGACACGCTGGCTGGCTGAACAAGCTGAAAATTTAGGTGTTGAAGTCTTCCCAGGTTTCTCAGCCGCACAATTGGCTTACGATGAAGAGGGCAATGTTGAAGGTATTATCACAGGCGATATGGGGGTTGCTGAAGATGGTTCTGAAAAAGACAGCTACATGCCTGGTATGTTGTTAAAAGCCAAATACACCATTTTCTCAGAAGGTTGTCGTGGTCATTTAGGTAAAGAGCTTATTGCCAAATACAAGCTGGATGAAGGTAAGGCACCACAGCATTATGGTTTGGGCATTAAAGAGCTTTGGGATGTACCGGCAGGAAGCAGTAAACCTGGTACCGTCATTCACACAGCAGGCTGGCCATTAGGGAAAGAGGCTGGCGGCGGTGGTTTCCTATATCATCTTGAGAATAACCAAGTGGTTGTGGGTTTGATTGTCGATCTTAATTATAAGAATCCTCATTTAAGCCCTTATGATGAATTCCAGCGTTATAAACATCATCCTGTTATAGCGGAACATTTAGATGGTGCCAAACGGGTTTCTTACGGTGCACGAGCTATTGCCAAAGGCGGTTGGTCTTCATTGCCTAAATTAAACTTCCCTGGTGGTCTTATTATTGGTTGTGATGCTGGCACGCTAAACCCAGCTAAGATTAAAGGAACTCATACGGCAATGAAGAGTGGCATGATAGCCGCCGACACTGTCTATGATGCATTGCAAGCGGATGAGTTTTTAGCTGAGCTTGCTCATTTTGATGAGGCGCTCGCTTCATCTTGGTTGGGTAAAGAGTTGCAGCAAGCACGTAATTTTGTTCCTGTGATGCACAAATTGGGGACTTTTTTGGGTGGCGCTTACAACTGGTTGGATCAAAATATCTTTGCGGGAAACCTGCCTTTTACATTTAATGATTTGACGCCAGATTACGCTTGTCTTGAAACCGCAGATAAACACATTGCGCCGGATTATCGTAAGCCAGATGGCTTGCTAAGCTTTGATAAACCATCCTCTGTATTCCTTTCTAATACCAATCATGAAGAGGATCAACCTTGTCATTTGAGGTTGAAAGATGCTGCCATTCCATTAAATCACAATTTGCCTAATTTTGATGAGCCTGCTCAACGATATTGCCCGGCCGGTGTGTATGAAGTGGTTACATCCGAAGGTGAGTCGCATTTTCAGATCAATTCGCAAAACTGTGTTCATTGTAAAACCTGTGATATCAAAGACCCTGCTCAAAATATCACTTGGGTAACACCCGAGGGAGCCGGTGGTCCAAATTACCCTAATATGTAA
- a CDS encoding YaiI/YqxD family protein: MRLWVDADACPNVIKNILFRAAERVQVPCILVANQAIAIPPSKWVERRVVSSGFDVADNYIVEQASPDDLVVTADIPLASEVIDKGALAINPRGELYTKENIKQRLNMRDFMEQMRSSGVQTGGPASFSQQDRMAFANTLDKLLAQRAT; this comes from the coding sequence ATGCGTTTATGGGTTGATGCGGACGCCTGTCCAAATGTGATCAAGAATATTCTATTCCGTGCGGCTGAACGTGTTCAGGTGCCATGCATTTTAGTGGCGAATCAGGCCATCGCCATTCCACCTTCGAAATGGGTTGAGCGTCGTGTTGTTAGCTCAGGTTTTGATGTGGCGGACAATTATATAGTAGAGCAAGCGTCTCCTGATGATTTAGTTGTCACGGCTGACATTCCATTAGCATCGGAAGTGATTGACAAAGGGGCGTTGGCAATTAACCCTCGTGGTGAGCTTTATACGAAAGAAAACATCAAGCAACGTTTAAATATGCGCGATTTTATGGAGCAAATGCGTTCCTCTGGTGTACAAACAGGTGGCCCAGCCAGCTTTAGTCAACAAGATAGAATGGCCTTCGCCAATACACTCGACAAGCTGTTAGCTCAACGGGCAACCTAG
- a CDS encoding NAD(P)/FAD-dependent oxidoreductase — translation MKKIVVVGGGAGGLELVTKLGKAFGKKRQAEVVLIDRSQTHIWKPLLHEVATGSLDINNDGVNYRAHAAKHHYQFQLGTLINVDPAQRVLTLAAISDDKGHQVLPERSVSYDVLVMAVGSVSNDFGTPGVAEHCYFLDSHRQAERFQQALLQQFLRVNQEGADSKLKLAIVGGGATGVELSAELFHVAELMKSYGMPDMSGKRVQVQLIEAGERILPALPERIAGLASKELQHLGVHISEKTRVVRAFDGGFQTAEEETIDAHLMIWAAGVKAPDFVAKIEGFETTRNNQILVKNTLQATGFDNVYVIGDCCACKQADGSFVPPRAQSAHQMASLVFVNIKASFLGETQKEYTYKDYGSLVNLSRYSTVGSLMGNLSSRSMFIEGRLARFVYVSLYRLHLIAIHGWFKATIIMAAQKVGKVVKPKLKLH, via the coding sequence ATGAAAAAGATTGTGGTTGTAGGTGGTGGTGCAGGTGGCTTAGAACTGGTTACCAAGCTTGGCAAGGCGTTTGGGAAAAAGCGTCAAGCAGAAGTGGTGCTGATTGATCGGAGTCAGACACACATCTGGAAACCCTTATTGCATGAAGTTGCTACCGGTTCTCTAGACATCAATAACGATGGGGTAAACTATCGAGCCCACGCCGCGAAACACCACTATCAGTTTCAGTTGGGCACACTAATTAATGTTGACCCAGCGCAACGTGTGCTTACCTTGGCTGCTATTTCGGATGATAAGGGCCATCAAGTCCTGCCTGAACGTTCAGTCTCTTATGATGTGCTGGTGATGGCTGTTGGTAGTGTCAGTAATGATTTCGGTACACCAGGTGTCGCTGAACATTGTTATTTCCTCGATTCGCACCGGCAAGCCGAGCGCTTTCAACAAGCCTTATTACAACAATTTTTACGAGTTAACCAAGAAGGTGCCGATTCTAAGCTCAAGCTTGCGATTGTGGGCGGTGGAGCAACGGGTGTTGAATTGTCGGCTGAATTATTCCATGTAGCGGAATTGATGAAATCTTACGGTATGCCAGACATGTCAGGTAAACGTGTTCAGGTGCAATTGATCGAAGCGGGTGAGCGAATATTGCCGGCTTTGCCCGAGCGTATTGCCGGTTTGGCCAGCAAAGAGCTACAGCATCTTGGTGTTCATATCAGTGAAAAAACTCGAGTGGTACGTGCCTTTGATGGCGGATTCCAGACAGCGGAAGAAGAAACCATCGATGCTCATTTAATGATTTGGGCCGCAGGGGTGAAAGCGCCGGACTTTGTCGCAAAAATTGAAGGGTTTGAAACCACGCGTAATAACCAAATATTAGTAAAAAACACCTTACAGGCCACCGGATTTGATAACGTTTATGTTATTGGCGATTGTTGTGCTTGCAAGCAAGCGGATGGCTCTTTTGTACCACCAAGAGCACAATCAGCGCATCAGATGGCATCATTAGTATTTGTTAACATTAAAGCGTCATTTTTGGGAGAAACTCAAAAAGAATATACCTATAAAGACTATGGTTCTTTGGTGAACTTAAGTCGCTACAGTACAGTCGGTAGTTTAATGGGGAATTTAAGTAGCCGTTCTATGTTTATAGAAGGTCGCTTAGCACGTTTTGTTTATGTGTCTCTTTACCGTCTACACCTGATTGCCATACACGGATGGTTCAAGGCGACCATTATTATGGCGGCGCAGAAGGTTGGTAAAGTCGTTAAGCCTAAGTTAAAGCTCCACTAA
- a CDS encoding MerR family transcriptional regulator, with amino-acid sequence MRVSEIAKKALVTPDTVRHYTRIGLISAERNPDNDYQLYDNTALQRLKFIRQATELGFSLKQVENILQQSDSGDSPCPMVRDLLQQKVPETKAKIAQLQAHLAKMETALAAWESMPDGVPNGHSICCLIEDWEGVSLQDKALEDCHDGCK; translated from the coding sequence ATGCGAGTCAGTGAAATAGCAAAAAAAGCCCTAGTCACTCCAGATACGGTTCGGCATTACACACGCATAGGCTTAATCTCAGCTGAGCGAAATCCTGATAACGACTATCAGCTTTATGACAATACGGCTTTACAAAGGTTGAAGTTTATTCGCCAAGCAACGGAATTGGGTTTTAGTCTTAAGCAAGTGGAGAATATCCTACAGCAATCTGACAGTGGTGATTCTCCTTGTCCTATGGTGCGAGATCTGTTGCAGCAAAAGGTTCCGGAAACAAAAGCCAAGATAGCACAGTTGCAAGCACATCTAGCAAAAATGGAAACGGCTTTAGCGGCTTGGGAATCCATGCCAGACGGTGTGCCGAATGGTCATTCTATTTGTTGTTTAATTGAAGATTGGGAAGGCGTTTCTCTACAAGATAAAGCATTGGAGGATTGTCATGACGGATGCAAATAA